In one Brassica oleracea var. oleracea cultivar TO1000 chromosome C9, BOL, whole genome shotgun sequence genomic region, the following are encoded:
- the LOC106315201 gene encoding uncharacterized mitochondrial protein AtMg00810-like, with protein MGDIHYFLGIQAQYHDHGLFVNQSAYAEEILREAGMDTTNPMPTQLPSRLDAAFKDTELFSAPKYFRSIAGRLQYLTLTRPDIQFAVNFVCQRMHAPTVTDFTHLKRILCYIRGTKAYDIYLYKCSPLSLIAYSDSDWAGCRDTRRSTTGFCALLGSSLVSWCAKRQSTVSRSSTEAEYMALA; from the coding sequence ATGGGCGACATCCACTACTTCCTTGGGATCCAAGCTCAATATCATGACCATGGGCTGTTCGTTAATCAGAGTGCATATGCTGAGGAAATACTCCGTGAAGCTGGCATGGATACAACTAATCCAATGCCAACACAACTGCCAAGCCGTCTGGATGCTGCGTTCAAAGATACTGAACTCTTCTCTGCACCAAAATACTTCAGAAGCATCGCAGGAAGACTACAATATCTTACTCTAACGCGACCTGACATCCAGTTCGCGGTAAACTTCGTCTGTCAACGAATGCACGCTCCGACAGTCACTGACTTCACTCATCTCAAAAGGATTCTCTGCTACATCAGAGGCACCAAAGCTTATGACATATACTTATATAAATGTAGTCCACTCTCACTTATCGCATATAGTGATAGTGACTGGGCGGGTTGTCGCGACACACGCCGCTCCACCACCGGTTTCTGTGCGTTACTAGGATCGAGCCTGGTGTCCTGGTGTGCCAAGCGCCAATCTACAGTCTCCAGGTCGTCCACGGAGGCGGAGTACATGGCCTTAGCCTAG